A single genomic interval of Spinacia oleracea cultivar Varoflay chromosome 6, BTI_SOV_V1, whole genome shotgun sequence harbors:
- the LOC110795572 gene encoding embryo-specific protein ATS3A → MVIHQRFFATTLLFLLAFALNCQNMVFATRELQIKGNCSYVITIETSCTKNAGTSNHVSLRFGDSKSNDVLVRPLNRKHVKWVDKMDQSVLDDVPRKPFQPCNVDEFQVDGPCVDTTICYLYLKLTGSDNWRPGFAQVRVLDKARFNSDYFYFRRYLPRHVWHGYDLCDREVTPFGIKHKRKIFH, encoded by the exons ATGGTGATTCATCAGCGATTTTTCGCCACTACTTTGCTGTTTTTACTTGCATTTGCCTTGAATTGTCAGAACATGGTATTTGCAACAAGGGAACTGCAAATCAAG GGGAACTGCAGCTATGTAATTACCATAGAAACCAGTTGCACCAAGAATGCTGGCACATCTAACCACGTCAGCCTACGTTTTGGGGACTCAAAAAGCAACGACGTTTTAGTCCGACCGCTTAACAGGAAGCACGTCAAATGGGTAGATAAAATGGATCAAAGTGTTTTAGATGATGTACCAAGGAAACCATTCCAGCCTTGCAATGTTGATGAATTTCAGGTTGATGGACCCTGTGTGGATACAACCATCTGCTACTTGTATCTAAAACTGACAGGATCAGATAACTGGCGTCCCGGTTTCGCCCAAGTCCGGGTTCTAGATAAAGCCCGTTTTAATTCGGATTATTTCTATTTCCGTCGTTATCTCCCTAGGCATGTGTGGCATGGTTATGACTTGTGTGATAGAGAAGTCACTCCTTTTGGTATCAAGCATAAAAGGAAGATTTTTCATTAA